The segment AAATGCAAAATAATAAGCCCTCAACCCCAGAGACCAAAAATTACTTCCTCTAACAACAGCATTCTCTACATAATGTACAGGCACAGAGGAACCAGGAGTACTGATGAGATAGCTGACATGAATATAATAACGGATGCACTGAACATGTGCCATGAAGGCTGTCAAAAAACAGAGCATTAGGGTTGCATATTTGACAGAAGCAGTTGTAAGGCTTCTGTCTCCATAGATTATTTCATTCACAAGCCCTTTGGCTTGACTGTTGTTTGGGCTGCTGCCCACAATTGTGcctatcaatgaactcaatgttatGGACAGGCTGATCAGATAGGTGGCTGTTGATGTGTTGTTTGAAATCACTTGAAGTGCTGTTGATGTGTTTCTTGGCATATCCTGCAATCCAATACATAGAAATGTAGCTAGATCAAAGGCTGTTAGATAAATGAACTACATTATTATTCAATCAAAGATTTCCGCAGTCTATAATGATATCAAGATTTTGTTTTTCTCTTTGATTATGTATGCTTTTTTGTTGTCAATCTTTCGGATCAAATTTTATGATCCATTATCAAGGCAGACAGATAAAGAAGAGAAATTGTAATCTTGAGACATTATCACTGATAAAAATAGTTTTTCTCTTCTTTTGTTATctcattctgatgatgaatcatgaTTATCCTTACGATGATCGTTATATGATAAATGTTGATGGGATAAATTATGCACAGTAAAATCCTAAAATGGGAAAAAATTATACAAAGTCAAATctaaaaatttaaaatgttgatGGGAAAGAATTATAaacaatcaaatcaaaaaattgaaagtgTTGATGAGAAAAAAATCTATACACAATTATCTACCAGAAATTTTGCAATTTATCAATCTAAAACTTATATACGAAAAAATTACACAGAAACTTCACAGTTTATATCATTGACTACGAAAATATCATGTCTTCAATTTTGAATAACCCACCCCAAAAATCCAATCACCAAAATCCCTGTGAACTCAATCATAAACACCCTCCAAATTTCCAATCCCAActaatacaaaaacaaaaaaatatcaaaaactgcAAAAGAAATATACAGAGAATGAGGTCTAACCTCCATCATCTTGCGTACCCAAATCCTCTTGTTCCCATTTTCAAAGCCTATGGCAGTGGAATTGGGGTGCTTGATGATTTTATATAGAAGATAGAGATGATAAATCATTAGGAACACAAGGCCTGTTGGAACAAAAACCAGATCCAAATCTGCTCTATCCAAAGTTAACATTCTTGTGACAATTATCAAATCCCtggtaaataaaattaaaaaacaggGCTTGGATTCCTTCAAGCATATACTACCCAAAACATATTCAAAACGCAGGGATGATGATTCAACTGGTGCAGAGAAAGGCAGAAGAATATACTGAAAACAATGCCTCAATCAGAATTGATGAATTAGAAAATGGGTATGATAGATTATTAGAGTTTGGGCTGCCTTAACGTGGGGATGTGCATTTGACGTGGCTTTGGGGATCTGCCATTCTAAAACGCAAGGAATTTCTTTGCTTTTAATATCAATCCCCATTTTATATCAATTTGTTTGTTGCTTTAAAAAACTATTGTTGAAAAGAAGATGTGAATTTGAGCTTGTTGTATACTGTATTACAGTTAGATGATAGTGATCAAACCGAACACACTTTAATAAACTTTTCTTTTGCATCAAGAAATCTCATGTCTcatagatttttttccttaatatgtCAATCTCTTGTCTTTTCGGACAGTTTTTTCCTGTCATTTTCTTTAAAATGGGAATTCGAAGTCCACTTGTTTAAACAGATGTGAACTGTACGAGATGTATTAAGAAGGAAGGTGCAAGAAGGTACAAGGTACATTGCTTACTTGCGTGAaatgtttcatgtatcagtttaaGATCACAAATAGGTAGTTTAAAGATTTGTTTTTGGAAAGTTTTATATCAAATTTTGAATTGTTTAATAATTCAATATGAGATATTTTGGTTGAGAGCAAAGGATGTAGGGGTTGTTACAAATGagcacaagtgaggggtttgaacttgtgaccaagctctgataccacttgtgacaagtgtggttgtcgttgcaccaaaagatcgacctgttaatgcccaatacaaccactagacttataaaatccataggaggcggttatgtcatgtcacaaacccaagcactgtgctacacaacacaaggagaccaagggtgcacaccttgcaacaagggTATCTATTTCATCAAAATCATTTGGAAACAACAAAGGTGTATCTATTTCATCAAAGTCGTTAAAGATAGAGATGTATCTATTTGATCAAAGTTGTTTGGAATAGGATTGCAACCTCATCTCTTATCATGTTGGGGCCTTGTGCTCAATAAGACTTGATCTCTATTGAGGCGTATCCATTTCATCCAAGTCGTTTTGAAAGGACTGAGGTGTATCTATTTCATGACAACCTCATCGCTTATCATGTTGGAGCCTTATACTCAATAAGACTTGATCTCTAGTGGGTTCATTCATAATCATTTAACTTCACCAA is part of the Cryptomeria japonica chromosome 10, Sugi_1.0, whole genome shotgun sequence genome and harbors:
- the LOC131072268 gene encoding uncharacterized protein LOC131072268: MLTLDRADLDLVFVPTGLVFLMIYHLYLLYKIIKHPNSTAIGFENGNKRIWVRKMMEDMPRNTSTALQVISNNTSTATYLISLSITLSSLIGTIVGSSPNNSQAKGLVNEIIYGDRSLTTASVKYATLMLCFLTAFMAHVQCIRYYIHVSYLISTPGSSVPVHYVENAVVRGSNFWSLGLRAYYFAFPLLLWIFGPIPMFTCCLVMVSFLYFLDSKDNSTRPFGIKEEQTVLYKEIETRGQVIESSSGKQALGIGNMLMPQIEFQQLQLQCNS